Within Sulfurospirillum arsenophilum NBRC 109478, the genomic segment ACAATTAGAATCACTGTGGAATAAAAACCTTCAAAAGGCACAAATATTACTCGCACGTGAGCCTCTTTTAAACAAAGAAGCAGCTCAAGAGAGCTTGCGAGATTTTTTAGAGGTTGAAGAGAAAAAACCTATTATTGAAAATATGCTCAAACGCTCTGGCATCTTTACGATGGCAGAAAATTCAGTTAAAGAGAAAAACTTTAGTTTCTATTTTAGGCTGGTAGCCCAAAATATCTTTTTAGAATCCACCCCACTCTACCAAAAAGTGCTTCAAGTTGGAGAGCGCATACAAAATGAAATACTTAAATATTTAGAAGAAAAAAATTATAAGCAATCGCTCATTTTATCGGATATTTTGCATCAATTCAGACCTTACCAAAACCAAGCAAATAGGCTCAAAGAAGTTTCAAAAGCATTGCTCATTTTAGAGCACCAAATCGAGCATAAAATGCTCTTTGAAGCAGTGAAAACACAAGATCAGTTCCAGCTTCAAAGCCACTATGCCCTTGTTGAACAGCTTGAGCAAATGAAGCAAGTTTTCCAAACAGAACAAATGGCGTTGATTGAAGAAAAAGAGTATGCAAAAGTATTTAGCAACATTGAACCTTACATGCAAATTTCGATCTGCAAGCAAAACGTTGCCAACATTATACGAAAAATCTACATTGCACAGCTCAAAGATGCCTACGAACAAAGAGATGCTACGGTAGATTGGGAAAAATCTTTTTTAACATACCTCAAATTTTTTCCCATGGATAAACTTTTGGTCGAATTTGCAAAAGAGCATCAAAAGCTTGAGGTGTTGAAACATATCATCATTGCTTCCCCTCCTCCACAAAATCCCATCTATCCTAAAAATTTAGTCTCAGGGCCTACGTCTTCAGCTAAAAAAACGAGTTAATAGAGCTTATAGGAATCGCTTGTTATAATCGTGACTTAATTCATTAAAAAGGCTTCATAAAATGAGCAAACTAAAAACATACGACTACACGAAAGAGCAATTAAATGCTTTTCAATACGCTATTATCAAAACAGAAAAAGGCGATATTGTTATTAAGCTAAACCCTGAAGAAACGCCTATTGCAGTTGCGAACTTCGCAACACTTGCAAACGATAAATTCTACGATGGTTTGATCTTCCACCGTGTTATCAAAAACTTTATGGCACAAGGCGGTTGTCCAAGTGGTCGAGGAACTGGCGGTCCTGGTTGGAACATTGCATGTGAATGTAAAGGTCAAAAAAGCAAACACAAACGTGGTAGCCTTTCAATGGCACACGCTGGCCCAAATACGGGAGGAAGTCAATTCTTTATCTGCTTTGTGGATTGCCCTCATTTAGATGGCGTACACACTGTCTTTGGCGCAATCGCGAAAGATGACAAAGAGAGCTTTAAAGTACTTGACAGTATCGCTCAAAATGACAAAATGATCACGATCGAGATCAAAGATAAACTCTAAAATATTCTTACATGTAAAGAGCCAAACTCTTTACATGTAAACTTCTCTTTTATACATTGGCAGATAGCTTACCCACCACTTTTCCAATCACCTGAACATCATTCGCATTAATCAATTCTGGTGCATACGCTTCATTATCAGAGACGAGTGCTACCGTGCCATTGGCATGAAGTTGAAGACGTTTGATAAAAAGACCAACAGGAGTGGAAACAACATAAATTCCAGATTTTAAAGCATTGGTATACTCTTTGTTGATGAAAACAACATCGCCACTAAAAAGTGTTGGCTCCATGGAGTCACCCAAGACATTAATAGCTTGAATATGCTTTACCATTCCAATGCCACCAAGTTTTTGAACAATTTCATCATCAAGATACATCATCTCACTCGCTTCATCTTCATTAAGAGCACCACCACCTGCTGAGGCATAAATATCTCTAAAGTAATGCACACGCGCAAATTTATCGGTCTCTGCTTGTAAACTTTCAACGATTTGATCAAACAAAAGCCAATTAATGGATATTTTACGTTTAGCGCAAAATTCAAGGATCTCTTTATATGGAATTTTGGCACGATTTTTCATAGTAGCAAGGGTTAGCTGGTTTATACCAAGTGCTTCAGCCACATCTTTATCAAATACTTTGCGTTCACCCAACTCTTGGGAGAGAATATCTTTAACTTTATGTAAAACAGCTAAAATATCTGGCATTTTGTCCTCCAATATTTCATTTTGAAATATTATTGTAGCATATTTTTAAATTTTATTACAATAATGAAAATTTTAAAGGAGTTTTCGATGAAAAATTTAATTTGTACCATCAGTCACTCACGCAAAGCATACAATGAATTTATGAACCGTTTTGAGCAAAAGATGCTCGTTTTAAGTAATAAGATTTTTTAAAAAGAGACTTCCAGCAAACTATATCTGGAAGTCATAAGAAAGTGTGTGTTAATTCTTCTTTTTAGTAGCTGTTTGGAAGTAAAACCAAATCAATCCAATGATTGAAAATAAAATCAGTGGAGCTAAAAAAGTATTATCTGAAAAATAAGCAGCAATGCGCATTAAAAGCTCACCTGCCATAAAACTACCAATACCCAAAATCACGGCCCAAGCAACGGCCGAGATTGTATTGAGCAAATGAAATTTCGCTTGTGGGTATTTCGTAAGCCCAATGGTCATAGGTACCAAAGTTTTGAGTCCATAAATAAATTTTTGAATGAAAATGATCTTATCGCCGTATTTTTTCATCAAAATGTGGCTCAATGCTAATTTTCGTCTATGTGCTTTGATGTAGGGCATCAGTGCTTTTTTATTGTAGCGTCCCATGTAAAATAAAAAAGAGCTACCAATGACGTTTGCAAAGGCCGCGACAACGATCGAGGTTGTAAGATCCATCTTGCCTGCATAAGCAAGTACTCCTGCGGCGATGATCGCTATCATACCGCCGCCAAAAGAATATGCAAATAATATAATATAACCATACGTTGAGAGAGAGCTAAGAATATCTTCCACGTAATGCCTTAGTTGCTTGTCAATTTTTGTATCGTTTTGATGAAATCATCAATCGCATACGAAGAGAGCAATCCATCGGATTCTACAATCTGATCTGGTGTTACATTGTTACCATAAAGCTCAATATTTTGATCATAATCATGGTTCATAACAGAGCCATCAAAAGAGACACCTACAAAAGCACCTTGTGTTTTTGTATAGGTATAGACTTCGGATTTAAAGTCTGTTTCACTCCCTCTGCCAGCACTCTCTCCAGCAGGTCCAGCAGCAACAGAAGCATCAACTCCTAAAGTAATTTTGTTGTTCATCAGTTTTTTCACAGCGTCAGTACTTTGGAAAATCATTAAAATATCTTTTTTCTCAACACCCAGTTGGAAGCCAAATCCAGCACCACCAAGTTTAACAAAAAATGGGTTACTCCATGAACCATCACTTCGTCTGACAACCATCACACCACTTCCCGTTTTACCACCTAAAAACATACTGATTTCAATCGTTCCTGGGAAAACAGCAATGGCTTGTGCGCCTGATATAACCTTTTCTGGAATTTTTATCTTTGAATCACGCATCATATTTTTAAGTGCATTGGATGAATCCAATAATTTCTCTTCTGCTGAACCGTAAAGGGTTGTGGTGAGTAATACACCCATTATCACACTAAGCCATATTTTTTTCATCATTTTTACTCCTTCTATTTTGTACAACATATTCGTAAAATGCGCCTTCTTGACGCATAAGTTCCTCTTGTGTTCCAGATTCAACGATTCTTCCTTTATCCATAACATAGATAAAATCAGCCTTTTTGATCGTACTAAGCCTATGCGCAATGATAATTGTCGTTTTACCTTCAAGGTAATTTTCAAGTGCATTAAAAAGCTTTGCTTCGGTATGAACATCCAAAGCCGATGTTGACTCATCTAAGATAACCACATTGGGGTTTTGAAGCACCATACGCGCAATACTTAGACGTTGTCGCTGTCCTCCTGAAAGTTTAATGCCATGCTTTCCTATTTGCGTTTGCAGACCATCAGGTAACTCATCAACAAAGCTCTCTAGCTGAGCGATTCGAAGTGCTTGATGCACTAAAGTTTTATCGGTTTTTTCATCAATCATCAGGTTCTGAGCCATCGAAGCATTGAAAAGTTGTGGATTTTGCAGTACCAAAAAGAGATGATCGCGCACAACATCAAGTCCAATCTCTTTCACCGAAATGCCATCAAACAAAATATCGCCTGATTCGAGGGGATAAAGTCCAACAAGCAGATGAGCAAGCGTCGTTTTACCGCTTCCACTCGCACCTATTATAGCGATTTTTGAACCTTTTGGAATATGCAGATTGATCTCTTCAAGAACTTGTTTTCCACCATCATAGCTAAAACTTACCCCATTAACATCAATCGCATTGGTACTGTTTTTGACAAAAGGATTCTTTACATGTAATCCTCTCTCTTCGGTTTTCAAACTCAAAATTTCATTAATACGATCCAATGCTTTGCCCGCATTGTGATACGTGTATTGAATATTTAAGATATCTTGAATGGGAGGCATCATCACCCATAAATAACCAAAAATTGCGAGCATCGAGCCAATACTAAGATCAGAATACGCCACAACGAAGATACTTGCTGCGCGGAAAAGCTCAAAACCTGAGAGAAAAATTAAAAAGGAGAGCCGACTTGCACCATCACTTTTATAGCCAAAAATGATTGAACTCTTTTTAATCGTTTGAGCATGATCTTCGACTTTATCAAAAAAAAGCCTCTCTTTATTGGTAGCACGAATCTGCACAAACATATCAAGCGTTTCAGAAAGCGCTTCTTGGAAGAGTTCAAAAGCTTTGTTTTGCTCTTTTTTAAGCTTTGCAACTTTCTTTGCCAGTTTGGTCGTAAAAAGAATGACAACAGGATTTAGAATCAAAATAAAGAGCCCTAGTTGCCAATGAATCATCAAAAGCACCGCACCCACACCGAAAATAGTGAATACGGAAATGATCAAACGACTAACAAAAACACCTAAAAAATTATCAATCGTTTCAATATCGGTGACGAGCAGTGAAGCAGCTTTACCTGAGCCAAAAAATTCGAATTGGTTCATGGCAACATTGCTTAAATGATCGAGTACATCTTTACGAATTTTAAAAGCAATATTTTTAGAAACAATGGTAAAAAGCTTTGTTTGCAGGTAGTTTAAGAGAAAAAAGAAAAGTCTTAGCGTCACAACAATGACTAAAACAATACCAATGTAAAGATAAGCAGGATTGGATGTCCCAAAAACACCATCGACAACATGTGTCACAAACCCTTTTTTACCCAGCAAGACTTCATCCACCAACATAGGCATTAAAAGAGGTACAGGCGTACTCACAAGCACAGCAAAAAAAGCGATCACATTGGCTAGAATAAGCTCTTTTTTATAGTTTTTTATCTCTTGAAAAAGATTTTTGAAAGTGTAGAGTGTGTGCATTATATTTCCATTAAAAGCAGTCATGCAGAGGCATGTTGCCTCTACATGTAAACGTGTTTAACGTGCAAAATCGATAGCGCGAAGTTCTCTAATGACATTGACTTTAATCTCGCCAGGATACTGAACTTTACTCTCAATCTCTTGAGCAATCTCTTTAGCAAGCAGTACAGCTTCATCATCATTAATCAATTTTGCGTTGGCAATAACTCTGATCTCGCGACCAGCATTGATGGCATACACTTGCTTAATGCCCGGTTTACTTTTTGCAATCTCTTCAATGTCTTGAACACGTTTTAAGAAGCTCTCAAGAACTTCTCTTCTTGCACCTGGACGTGCAGCGGAAAGTGTATCGGCAGCACAAACAGCAGCAGATTCAACCGAAGTTGGTTCTTCGTGTCCGTGGTGTGCAAAGATAGCATTGATGACGACATCATGTTCTTTATAACGACGACAAATTTCAGCACCCAAATCAACGTGGCTACCCGCTGTTTCATGCGTTAAGGCTTTACCAATATCATGTAAAATACCCGCGCGTCTAGCAAGGAGTACATCACCACCCGTTTCAGCAGCGATAATACCTGCCAAATGAGCCACTTCAAGTGAGTGACCAAGTGCATTTTGACCGTAACTTGCTCTAAATTTTAGACGACCGATAAGTTTGACAAGTTCTGGATGCATTTTAGTGATACCAAGATCGATGATGATATTTTCACCCTCTTCCACTAAACTTTGGTCAAACTCATCTTTAACTTTCTCATAAATACCCTCAATACGTGCTGGCTGAATTCTGCCATCTTGCACCAAAAGTTCAATGACTTTGGTAGCAATCGCACGGCGGTAGAGGTTAAAGCTACTTAAGATAATCGCATTTGGCGTATCGTCAATAATAATGTCAACACCCAAAAGCATCTCAAGAGTCTTGATATTGCGACCCTCTTTACCAATAATACGACCTTTAAGTTCATCATCTTTAATATTAACAACATTAATGAGACGTTCAGCCGCAAACTCGCCTGCAAAACGGGTTGTTGCTTGCGCTAAAATATAGTTAACACGACGTTTAATATCTTGTTTTGCCTCTTCTTCAAGGCGTCTTACCGTGTGTGCTATTTCTGCACGTGATTGCTCTTCCACTTTGGCTAAAACAATCTCTTTGGCTTCATTTTGAGTAAGCCCTGCGGAGCGCTCTAAAACTAAAAGGGCTTCATTGACTTTAATGTTATACTCATCTTTGAGTTGTTGTCCCTCATCAAAGAGTGAGTTTGCATTGTTTTGTAAAAGTTGGAGATCTTCACGATCTTTAGTGATTTTTTTGAGCTCTTCTTTGTATCCACGCTCTTTTTTATCAAGCTCTAGTATTTTTTCAGAATGCTCTTTTTTAAGCGTGATCGTACGATCTTCGTATTTACGTTTTGCCTCTAACTCTGCTTCTTTAACCTTAATATTACTGCTACTAAGGATTAACTCTGCTTCGTGTTCAATGGCTTTCGCTTTGGCTCTTGCTTGAGCAACGTGTATCTCATAATTTGCAGCTTCCATCTTCTTTGCGATGAAAAATCCTGCAACGCCGCTTGCTAGAGCAGCTCCACCGACCGCTAATGACTCTAAGACCATTTGTCCCTCTTTTGATAATAGTTTTATAGGGGGTTAAATAAATATCAGCTGCAATATCATGTTCTTCTGATAAAAGGCTTTGTGTCATACAAAACTCCCTTTGAACAAATAATATTGGAGGTTTAGGTTCAAGCGATGCAAAAAAACGATCGTACATCCCTTTACCAAAACCAATTCTTTTGAATGCCCCATCAACCCCTATGACAGGCACTATCGCAAAATCAATTTTTGGTTTAACAGCAAAAGAGTTCTTGGGCTCTTCTATGTTAAATTTTTTTCTACTTGAAGGCAATCTCCATTTTACCATCTTGAAACTGACGCCTTCCATAAACGGAACATAGACCTTACATTTTCTTCGTCTACATGTAGCGATAATGCCCCGAGTATTGGCTTCAATAGGCAGTGAAACATAGAGTAAAATTGAACGTACTTTCAACTGTTTCAACATCTCTAAAATTTGTTTTTCAACTATTTTATCACGCTTATAAGCATTGTGAACCGAACACAATTTCCCTCTTGCATAAGAGCGAAATTGTGACTTAGTCTCGAACTTAATTTTTTGCATTGTTGTCACTTTAAGGCTTGTTTGAATACAATCATAGCCATTATAATAGACTTCGTGTCGTTTTGCAAGAAGTCTCTGCCTCATTTGAGGCAAGCTCACGCGCCTTAGTGGCTCACGTAGCTTTTTAAGTTTTCTTAGAAAGCGTATCAAATAGAGTTCGATAAGAACTCTTAATTAAAAGGATTCTAATGAAGTTTTGGTTTGCTCTGTGTATCTCTTGCTCGATGCTTTTTTTCAATGGCTGTTCTTCCGAAAAAAAGAAAACAGATGATAATAAATCTGTTAAGGCAAAAGAAGAGGTTAAAAATGAAAAAATTGTGCTTCAAGATATTTCTGGTAAAGAGATTGTTGTCACTTCTCTTGATAAAGGATTTAGCTTTGCTGGATATGAAAACAAAATCGTTTTAGTCAATTTCTTTACCACATGGTGTCCTCCGTGTAAAGCTGAAATTCCTCATCTTATCAACCTTCAAGAAAAATATAAAGAGAACTTTGTCATCATTAGTGTACTTTTAGAAGAGAACAAATCCAATGAAGAGATCAATAGCTTTATGAAATATAACAACATTAATTATGTCATTACAAACAGTGCTGAAAATTTCAAACTGGCGCAAAGTGCGGGTGGCGTTAAAAACATTCCACTCATGTTTTTGTATGACAAAAATGGCAAGTACTCTACGCACTATGTAGGCGCTATTCCTGAAGAGATGATCGACGCTGACATCAAAAAAGTACTTTAATGTTTAGCTTTATTAAAAAAGGGCTAGATAAAACCCTTGGAGCGATTAAAGAGATATTGCCTGAAAAAGTCGAGAAGATTGATAAAACGCTTTTAGAAGAGATATTAATAGAATCCGACATTCCTTATGAACTGGTTGAAGAAATCATCTACTATCTTCCCCCTTCCCAAACCGTAGCCCGTGAAGATGTTAGACGCGTTCTCAAGGCCTATTTTAAATACGAGACTTCGCCTTTGGTCGAAACACTCCAAACCCCTTTTGTGGAACTGATTATTGGGGTTAATGGTGCTGGTAAAACCACCACCATTGCCAAATTAGCGCACAACTACAAAAAAGAGAACCAAAGTGTACTTTTGGGTGCTGCTGATACCTTTAGAGCGGCTGCCATTGAACAGCTTAAAATTTGGGCTGAGAAGATTGATGTAGGCATCATCTATACGCAACAAGGGCATGATCCCTCCGCTGTAGCATACGATACCATCAGTTCTGCGGTTGCCAAAAAAATCGATCATGTCATCATCGACACGGCTGGACGTTTGCACAACCAAGTCAATCTTGCCAATGAGCTGAAAAAAATTGTACGCATTTGCGATAAAGCGCTTACCGGTGCACCGCATCGTAAAATTTTGATCTTAGATGGAACACAAGGCACTTCGGCTATCAACCAAGCTAGAGCCTTTCACGAGATGATTAGCGTTGATGCTATTATCATCACAAAGCTTGATGGTACAGCAAAAGGTGGCTCACTTTTTGGTATTGCCAAAGCATTGGAACTTCCTATTATTTATGTGGGTGTGGGAGAAGGAAGAGATGATCTGATTCCTTTTAACGCAGATGATTACATCGACACTATTTTAGACTCTATTTTCACTCAAACCAATGGCTAAAAAACAGATTCTTTTTGAGTGCCAAGCCTGTGGGCATCAAAGTGCCAAGTGGCTTGGTAAATGCCCAAATTGTGGTGCATGGGATGAGTATATTGAGCTGAGCGATAAACAGATAGAAGTCCTTAAAGAGATTAACTCTAAGCCTACGACAAATACCCAAAGTAATGCTATTCCTATCACCGAAGTGAGTTTTGAACATATTGAGCGCTACAGCTCGGGTGATCGAGAACTGGATTTAGTCCTAGGTGGAGGCATCGTTCAAGGAAGCCTTACGCTTATTGGTGGAAGCCCAGGGGTAGGTAAATCAACCCTCCTTTTAAAAATTGCGGGAAACCTTGCCAAAGAGGGTAAAAAAGTTCTTTACGTCAGTGGAGAAGAGTCTTCAAGTCAGATTAAACTTCGTGCAAACCGTGTGGACAGTAATTATCCCAATCTCTATTTACTTCCAGAAATCAGACTAGACACCATTTTTAAAGAGCTGGAAAAACACGCTTTTGAAGTCTTAATTATAGATTCTATCCAAACGATTTATAGCGAAAAAATCGCTTCTGCCCCAGGGAGTGTTTCGCAAGTGCGAGAGATTACGTTTGAATTGATGCGCTTTGGAAAAGAGAAAAATATTGCTATTTTTATTATTGGTCATATAACCAAAGAAGGCTCTATCGCAGGACCTCGCGTGTTGGAACATATGGTCGATACCGTTCTTTACTTTGAGGGTGACTCTTCACGTGAACTAAGACTGCTTCGTGGCTTTAAAAACCGCTTTGGGACAACGAGTGAAGTGGGCATCTTTGAGATGACCAAGGCGGGATTAGTGAGTGCAAAAGATATTTCTAAAAAGTTTTTTACCAGAGGCAAAGCGCAAGCAGGCTCTGCTATCACTGTTTTAATGGAAGGCAGCCGCCCAATTGTTTTAGAAGTGCAAGCATTGGTCAGCGATAGCGGTTATCCAAACCCAAAACGCAGTGCTACAGGCTATGAACTTAACCGCTTAACCATGCTTTTAGCACTGTTAGAGCGAAAGCTTGATCTGCCGTTTAACCAGTACGATGTTTACATTAACATCGCTGGAGGCATTAAAATCAGCGAAACATCGGCTGATCTTGCCATTATTGCAGCCATTATTAGCTCGTATCGCAATCGTCCTATCAGTAAAGATACGATTTTCATTGGGGAAGTCTCCTTAATTGGCGATGTGCGCGATATTTTCAACCTTGATCTTAGACTTAAAGAAGCGAAGTCGCAGCAGTTTGAAAAAGCAGTCGTCCCATCCCTTCCCTTAGAGCAAATCGAGGGAATCAAGTGTTATAATATTGATGAAGTTTCAAAATTGATCGAATGGATGTAAATTTTTCCCAAAATAAAACGATATATATGAAAAGTGTTTTTACATGTAAAAAAAGGATAGAAGAATGGCTGGCAAAAAACCTGAAGATGGCGATACAAGCGTTGAAAAAAAACCTAAAGGCAATATGGTTCTCATCATTGTCATTGCGTTATTAGTAGTGATCCTCATTGGTGGTGGAGCTGCTGCATTTTTGATGCTTGGTGGTAGCCATGAAGAGGCAGCGCCAACTCAAACACAAGATGTTAAAGCTGAGAAGAAAAAAAGTAGTAGTAAAAAATCAACCGATCATTTAGCAATCGGACCAATGTACCCAATGGCACAGTTTGTTGTGAACTTGCTCAGTGAAAGCGGTAACCGCTTTTTAAAAGTTGCTGTTGATTTAGAGCTAAGCGATGCTAAACTTCAACCTGAAATGGATCATAAAAAATCGTTGATTAGAGACATTATCATTCGTACATTCTCGTCTAAAACCTTTGAAGAGATTAGCACACTGAAGGGTAAAGACAAACTCAAAGAAGAAGTCCTTGATAAAATCAATGAAAATCTTTCCGATGGACAAGTCAAAAACATCTACTTTACAGACTTTGTGGTTCAATGATCGGTATAGACCTCGTTTCGATTGAACGTATAACAAAACTCAAAGAGCGCTTTGGAGACAAGGCGCTCACTAAATTTTTAACTACGGAAGAAATAACTCTCGCTAAAAGTGATGCTACTGCTGCTGGATTTTATGCCGCGAAAGAGGCTGTTTCAAAAGCCCTTGGTATTGGCATTAGTGAAAAATGTGGATTTTTTGATATAAAAATTTATAAAGATGCACGAAACGCACCCTACTTTACGCTTTCACGTCATTTAATTGATGCGTATGAGATTACTGATTTTTCACTCTCAATTACACACGACAATGGTTTTGCTATCGCGGTAGCGGTCATTGAAGGCAAAAAAAATACCCAACAACTTTGGCACTAAGCGCCACCACCGACAAACTGTAAAAACTCTACTTTATCATTTTCACAAAGCTTGTGGCTTTCCCACAACTCTTTTTTGACAACATTCATGTTTACCGCAGCTGCCATTACTTTACTTTCAATACTCAATTCATCAATAAGCTCTTGAATCGTTTTAGCCCTACTCTCTTTTTTTTCACCGTTAATAATCAGTTGCATTCCATTTCTCCTTTGCGAAAACATGCCATTTTAAATCGCTCTCCCATAAAAGAGGGATCGATCAATGTTTTAATACGGTTTAATTCTGTCTCATACTGCTTTTCTGAAACGTTGTTAGCAAACAGTTCTAAAAGCTCAACCAATCCAAAATCAACTAACGCTTTCATCTGCGTGCTATAGTCATACACGCTAATGCCGCTTTTTTCAAAGGCATGAAAAAGATGGCTAAAATTGACATCATACGTAAGGTCTGATTTTGCAAAAAAGACATTAAAATCATTTGGTTCTCGCAATTTTTCTTCAACCAAATCGGTGAGTGCAAAAAAAGGATAGACCTGATGGTTAGCATAAACACGCAGTGAAAAGTCATTTCTCGCTTCTTTATCGCCATAGTCAAACGTCACAAACTCAAAACGTTCACAACACTGACTCATCGCTTTTGCAAAAGGCTCATACCCTAAGCAAAGCTCCCCTTTTTTAATGCCATATTCATCCGCTTTTTTTCGTGTTTCATCATCCATTGTCGCAAAAAAAGCTTTTTCATTTTCAATAAAAAGCATCTCATCTTCTTTGATGAGTTCGCACGAAAACGCATCGAAAATTTCATTGGCGACAAAGAACGCCTCTTTACATGTAAACGCTTCCAAATGCTTTACATGTAAAAGTTTAATGGCATCGCCAAATGCCTCTTCAAAGTAGGTTTTTTGCATTGTTTGATTCGCCTCAAAAGGCTCAACAATGACAAAGGTAAGGGATTGGAGCAGTGCAGGTTTGAGAGTATAGATAAACTGAATCATATCAGCAAGCAGATAGCCTTTGTGCGCGCCAATCTCAACCACATAAGACGAAGGGCTTAAAAACCCACTCTCAATGGTTGAAATCAGTCTTTTGGCAATGGAACCACCAAAAAACATACTCGTACTTACAGCGGTGTAAAAGTCACCCTCTTTTCCGATGGTTCGCTCTTTAGTGTAGTAGCCCTCATTGCCATAGAGCCACGTTTGCATATACTCGCTAAATTTCACGTATCTCTTTTATAAAAGCGCTTGACACGCATTCTCTAGGCGTTTAAAGCCCTCATCCATCTCTTCTTTAGAGATCGTGAGTGGTGGTAAGAAACGAAGTGTGTTTTTGCCTGCTTTTAACACAAGGACACCATGCTCAAATGCTTTTTTGATGACACTTGCCAAAATAT encodes:
- the ftsY gene encoding signal recognition particle-docking protein FtsY; amino-acid sequence: MFSFIKKGLDKTLGAIKEILPEKVEKIDKTLLEEILIESDIPYELVEEIIYYLPPSQTVAREDVRRVLKAYFKYETSPLVETLQTPFVELIIGVNGAGKTTTIAKLAHNYKKENQSVLLGAADTFRAAAIEQLKIWAEKIDVGIIYTQQGHDPSAVAYDTISSAVAKKIDHVIIDTAGRLHNQVNLANELKKIVRICDKALTGAPHRKILILDGTQGTSAINQARAFHEMISVDAIIITKLDGTAKGGSLFGIAKALELPIIYVGVGEGRDDLIPFNADDYIDTILDSIFTQTNG
- the radA gene encoding DNA repair protein RadA; translated protein: MAKKQILFECQACGHQSAKWLGKCPNCGAWDEYIELSDKQIEVLKEINSKPTTNTQSNAIPITEVSFEHIERYSSGDRELDLVLGGGIVQGSLTLIGGSPGVGKSTLLLKIAGNLAKEGKKVLYVSGEESSSQIKLRANRVDSNYPNLYLLPEIRLDTIFKELEKHAFEVLIIDSIQTIYSEKIASAPGSVSQVREITFELMRFGKEKNIAIFIIGHITKEGSIAGPRVLEHMVDTVLYFEGDSSRELRLLRGFKNRFGTTSEVGIFEMTKAGLVSAKDISKKFFTRGKAQAGSAITVLMEGSRPIVLEVQALVSDSGYPNPKRSATGYELNRLTMLLALLERKLDLPFNQYDVYINIAGGIKISETSADLAIIAAIISSYRNRPISKDTIFIGEVSLIGDVRDIFNLDLRLKEAKSQQFEKAVVPSLPLEQIEGIKCYNIDEVSKLIEWM
- the fliL gene encoding flagellar basal body-associated protein FliL, yielding MAGKKPEDGDTSVEKKPKGNMVLIIVIALLVVILIGGGAAAFLMLGGSHEEAAPTQTQDVKAEKKKSSSKKSTDHLAIGPMYPMAQFVVNLLSESGNRFLKVAVDLELSDAKLQPEMDHKKSLIRDIIIRTFSSKTFEEISTLKGKDKLKEEVLDKINENLSDGQVKNIYFTDFVVQ
- the acpS gene encoding holo-ACP synthase gives rise to the protein MIGIDLVSIERITKLKERFGDKALTKFLTTEEITLAKSDATAAGFYAAKEAVSKALGIGISEKCGFFDIKIYKDARNAPYFTLSRHLIDAYEITDFSLSITHDNGFAIAVAVIEGKKNTQQLWH
- the thiS gene encoding sulfur carrier protein ThiS; amino-acid sequence: MQLIINGEKKESRAKTIQELIDELSIESKVMAAAVNMNVVKKELWESHKLCENDKVEFLQFVGGGA
- a CDS encoding SAM-dependent methyltransferase; this translates as MKFSEYMQTWLYGNEGYYTKERTIGKEGDFYTAVSTSMFFGGSIAKRLISTIESGFLSPSSYVVEIGAHKGYLLADMIQFIYTLKPALLQSLTFVIVEPFEANQTMQKTYFEEAFGDAIKLLHVKHLEAFTCKEAFFVANEIFDAFSCELIKEDEMLFIENEKAFFATMDDETRKKADEYGIKKGELCLGYEPFAKAMSQCCERFEFVTFDYGDKEARNDFSLRVYANHQVYPFFALTDLVEEKLREPNDFNVFFAKSDLTYDVNFSHLFHAFEKSGISVYDYSTQMKALVDFGLVELLELFANNVSEKQYETELNRIKTLIDPSFMGERFKMACFRKGEMECN